The DNA window AATCCCTATCTCCAAAGGCAATGGATGATGGTTTCTTTTGATCATTTTTCTAAAGATCAGCTGATTGCTCATAAAGCTGAAGTCAACCTGACAGGCAAGATGGAAAATGGTAAAATCCAGGGAAGTGCTTACATGGGCTGTAATCAAATGTCATTCATTTCAGAATTTAAGAAAGGAGGGAATGTGAAAATTTCCAAGGGAGTAAGCACGATGAAAGCTTGCCAGGATATGGCTCTGGAATCTGCTTTCCAGAGTAAATTTGATAGCATGACGAAATATTCCATAGAAGGACATTTTCTCACATTATCCGATGATAAAGGAAATTCGATGAAATTTGTCGCTGCTGATTGGGATTAAATAGTGATACCAGCAGTATAAAAATAAAAAGTCCGCGCTTGGCGGACTTTCTTTTGTTTGAAAAATCAGTTCTGGTTATCAGCTTTTAAGAGTTATTAGTTTTTTGGTCGGTTACTAGTTCTTTGTGGTTATTAGTTCATTTACGATTATTAGTTTTTGGGAGTAGTTTTCTTTATTTTTTCCGGAGTTGCGGTATTCGGTAACCCGGTCATTACAGTCTTTGTGTTCCTAGAATTTATCGTGTTGTGAGATGCCTGTCTGTTAGGAATTGTTTTTTCAGATTTTCAAGACTCGCTGTATTTGGGAAGCAGTTTGCCTGATTTGTCTGTAGAAGCTTTGGCTCTGCTTCCTCACGCATTCGTTCGGCAGCAGGGTCTGCAGATTAAACCCGAAATATCATGGCGGAAAAGATAAACAGGATGGGTTAATCAATAAATATTTTTTCATGAGTAACTGTTTTTAGTTTTTAAGGGAAAATTTGGGAAGACTAAATTACCACCAATCAGAATCTGTTATCAGAAAAATAGACCAACGGCAGAAATAATCGACCAACGGCGTTTTGTGAAAAATTATTGAAGTTGACTGTGAGTTTAAGGGCTAAAAAACGAAAGGTTGTTTTTATATGTTCTGCCGATGGGAAGTTTGATGTGGTTGATCAGTTCTATTTCATGGCAGTTTTTTCCACGGATGAGATGTCGGGGAACGGCATAGCTTCGGTGTATTCTTACAAAAGAATCGAAAAAATTTTTATGGAGAAGATTGCCAAGAGAATCTAAAATATAATGATTCTTTTCAAGGGTGATAATCCGGGTGTAATCTTTTAACGCTTCCAGGTATAGAATA is part of the Chryseobacterium lactis genome and encodes:
- a CDS encoding META domain-containing protein: MKKILLSLFTVLFLGLVLNCSSIPDKNPYLQRQWMMVSFDHFSKDQLIAHKAEVNLTGKMENGKIQGSAYMGCNQMSFISEFKKGGNVKISKGVSTMKACQDMALESAFQSKFDSMTKYSIEGHFLTLSDDKGNSMKFVAADWD